Proteins from one Staphylococcus sp. IVB6214 genomic window:
- the moaC gene encoding cyclic pyranopterin monophosphate synthase MoaC: MAEFTHINQQGNAKMVDVSDKSITKRTAIARSSITVNHTIYQQITENTNKKGNVLNTAQIAGIMAAKNTASIIPMCHPLPISGVDVTFDWDTSGEQFVLYIETTVSTTGRTGVEMEALTAASATALTIYDMCKAVDKGMIIGETYLVKKTGGKSDFQR; encoded by the coding sequence ATGGCTGAATTTACTCATATCAATCAACAAGGGAATGCTAAAATGGTAGACGTTTCTGACAAGTCTATCACCAAGAGAACGGCTATCGCGCGTTCAAGCATTACTGTTAATCATACGATTTATCAACAAATCACAGAAAATACAAATAAAAAAGGCAATGTCCTTAATACCGCACAAATTGCTGGTATCATGGCAGCTAAAAATACTGCATCTATTATCCCGATGTGCCATCCACTGCCTATTTCAGGCGTTGATGTTACATTTGATTGGGACACTTCAGGCGAACAATTTGTCTTATATATCGAAACGACTGTCTCGACAACTGGACGCACTGGTGTTGAAATGGAAGCCTTAACTGCTGCATCTGCCACAGCACTTACAATATACGACATGTGCAAAGCTGTTGATAAAGGGATGATTATCGGCGAAACATATCTTGTCAAAAAGACTGGCGGTAAGTCTGACTTCCAACGTTAG
- a CDS encoding molybdenum cofactor biosynthesis protein B has protein sequence MHTNVKLDRDIRCAVLTVSDTRTVETDKGGQLVKTLLETINTVVQPEHYCIVKDDKEEIQAQLDKWLAEDVEVIVTTGGTGIAPRDVTIETVSPMLTKEIEGFGELFRYLSYVEDVGTRALLSRAVGGTIGNKLIFCLPGSTGAVKLGLNKLILPELNHLIHEMNK, from the coding sequence ATGCATACAAATGTGAAGTTAGATAGAGATATACGTTGTGCAGTACTAACCGTATCAGATACACGTACTGTTGAGACGGATAAAGGTGGACAATTGGTTAAAACATTGTTGGAAACGATTAACACAGTCGTTCAACCTGAGCATTACTGTATTGTTAAAGATGACAAGGAAGAGATACAAGCACAACTTGATAAATGGCTAGCAGAAGATGTTGAAGTCATTGTAACAACAGGCGGTACAGGCATTGCGCCACGTGATGTCACAATCGAAACAGTTTCTCCAATGTTGACGAAAGAAATAGAAGGTTTTGGCGAATTGTTCCGATACTTGAGTTATGTTGAAGATGTCGGTACACGAGCATTATTATCTCGTGCTGTGGGTGGTACGATCGGCAACAAATTAATTTTCTGCTTGCCAGGTTCTACGGGAGCCGTCAAGCTTGGTTTAAACAAATTGATTCTTCCTGAATTAAACCATCTTATCCATGAAATGAATAAGTAA
- a CDS encoding ThiF family adenylyltransferase, with protein sequence MTHNRYSRQILFDGIGQDGQEKINRKSALIIGMGALGTHLAEGLVRAGIGKLHIVDRDYIEYSNLQRQTLFTEEDARQQMPKVIAAQNALQAIHEDVDVVTYIEHVDGVFLNELVPQVDVVLDATDNFETRMMINDVAFACQKPWVYGGVVRSTYVEAAFIPGQTPCFQCLIPQIPAMNLTCDTVGVIQPAVTMATSLQLRDALKILTETPIEPKLTYGDIWDGTHHVFGFGRMQRKGCTTCGEHPEYPYLNHTSTQYAAMCGRDTVQYQHEGLTYEQLVEYLTTRHIAYHSNGYLLQFEYEGYRIVAFQNGRLLIHGMKEVTQAKKLIHQLFG encoded by the coding sequence ATGACACATAATCGTTATTCACGACAAATACTGTTTGATGGCATCGGTCAAGACGGACAAGAGAAGATTAATCGCAAGTCTGCATTGATTATAGGAATGGGCGCATTGGGCACACATCTCGCTGAAGGACTTGTACGTGCAGGAATAGGAAAACTTCATATCGTGGATCGCGATTATATTGAGTATTCAAACTTACAACGTCAAACACTCTTTACAGAAGAAGATGCACGACAGCAGATGCCGAAAGTGATTGCAGCTCAGAACGCATTACAAGCGATTCATGAAGATGTCGATGTCGTCACTTATATCGAGCATGTCGATGGTGTCTTTCTCAATGAGTTAGTACCACAAGTGGATGTTGTATTGGATGCCACAGATAACTTTGAGACACGTATGATGATTAATGATGTTGCTTTTGCTTGTCAAAAACCATGGGTATACGGTGGTGTTGTACGAAGCACGTATGTTGAAGCAGCTTTTATTCCAGGACAAACCCCGTGCTTTCAATGTCTAATCCCACAGATTCCAGCTATGAATCTTACGTGTGATACGGTAGGGGTCATTCAACCGGCTGTTACGATGGCGACAAGCTTACAATTGAGAGATGCATTGAAAATATTAACAGAAACACCGATAGAGCCTAAGTTGACATACGGTGATATTTGGGACGGTACACATCATGTATTTGGCTTTGGTCGTATGCAACGTAAAGGGTGCACGACTTGTGGTGAACATCCTGAGTATCCGTATTTGAACCATACATCAACACAATATGCTGCGATGTGTGGCCGTGATACAGTTCAATATCAACATGAAGGTTTAACGTATGAACAGCTAGTGGAGTATTTAACCACACGTCATATCGCCTATCATTCAAATGGGTATTTATTACAGTTTGAGTATGAAGGCTACCGCATTGTCGCATTTCAAAATGGGCGTCTGTTGATACATGGTATGAAAGAAGTGACACAAGCGAAGAAGTTGATTCATCAATTATTTGGTTAA